In Solanum pennellii chromosome 7, SPENNV200, the following are encoded in one genomic region:
- the LOC107025983 gene encoding EIN3-binding F-box protein 1-like, with amino-acid sequence MSTLVNYSGDNEFYSGGSLCSADLGLMLALGHVDIYCPVSKRARISGPFIVEERTKNPSIELLPNECLFEIFRRLEGGRERSAAACVSKRWLMLLSNMRSFDIRHTNLSAANGASDDTKMASADEDQVECDGYLTRCLEGKKATDIRLSAMAVGTSSRGGLGKLSVRGSNPFRGITNVGLTAIAHGCPSLRVLSLWDVQDVGDEGLMEIARGCHSLEKLDLTKCPSISNKGLVAIAENCPSLTSLTIESCKNIGNEGLQAIGRCCTKLESLTIKDCPLVGDQAVVSLLSSDNTRLRKVKLHSLNITDFSLAIIGHYGKAITDLNLCKLEHVSPRGFWVMGAAHGLQSLASLTVTSCIGLADESLEEVGKGCTNIKSMCFRECKLVTDSGLVAFAQAAGSLEHLLLEQCDKITQAGILNAVSICSKLKSLSLVKCLGVRDLPPQASSLSPCDSLRSLSIRSCPGFGSTSLAMVGKLCPQLHHLDLSGLTRITDAGLLPLLESSKAGLVKVNLTHCMNVTDEVVLSLARLHGETLELLNLDGCRKVTDASLVAIADNCLLLNDLDVSKCSITDAGVAALSQGVQMNLQVLSLSGCSMVTNKSFSSLRTLGESLIGLNLQHCSSISSSRVEALVEDLWRCDILS; translated from the exons ATGTCTACTCTTGTTAATTACAGTG GTGATAATGAGTTCTATAGTGGAGGATCACTTTGTTCAGCTGATTTGGGTCTTATGTTGGCTCTTGGTCATGTTGATATTTACTGTCCTGTTAGTAAGAGGGCACGCATTAGTGGCCCGTTTATCGTTGAAGAGAGGACTAAGAATCCATCCATTGAATTACTTCCCAATGAATGCCTATTTGAGATCTTCAGAAGACTGGAAGGAGGCCGTGAAAGGAGTGCAGCAGCTTGCGTTTCTAAGCGTTGGCTTATGCTCTTGAGTAATATGAGGAGCTTTGATATCCGCCATACTAATCTTTCAGCTGCTAATGGGGCTTCGGATGATACGAAAATGGCCTCAGCTGATGAAGATCAAGTTGAGTGTGACGGATATCTTACAAGGTGTTTAGAAGGGAAGAAAGCTACAGACATTAGGCTCTCAGCAATGGCAGTTGGAACTTCTAGCCGTGGGGGTCTTGGAAAGCTCTCAGTTCGGGGGAGCAACCCCTTTCGGGGTATTACTAATGTTGGTTTAACTGCAATCGCCCACGGTTGTCCGTCTCTTAGGGTTCTTTCATTGTGGGATGTTCAGGATGTTGGAGATGAAGGTCTTATGGAGATTGCAAGAGGATGTCATTCATTAGAAAAGCTAGATTTAACTAAATGTCCCTCAATTTCCAACAAAGGTCTGGTTGCAATAGCAGAGAATTGCCCAAGTTTGACGTCATTGACGATCGAATCTTGTAAAAATATTGGAAATGAGGGCCTGCAAGCTATTGGAAGATGTTGTACCAAATTAGAGTCTCTTACTATTAAAGACTGCCCTCTTGTAGGTGATCAGGCGGTTGTTAGCCTTCTGTCGTCGGACAATACCAGGTTGAGGAAAGTGAAACTTCATTCTCTAAACATAACGGATTTCTCCCTTGCTATCATTGGACACTATGGAAAGGCGATTACCGATCTTAATCTGTGTAAACTTGAGCACGTAAGTCCGAGGGGGTTTTGGGTTATGGGTGCTGCTCACGGTTTGCAATCTCTGGCTTCTTTGACAGTCACTTCATGCATTGGATTGGCGGATGAGAGTCTTGAAGAAGTGGGAAAGGGCTGCACAAATATTAAAAGCATGTGCTTTCGAGAGTGTAAACTTGTTACTGATAGTGGACTTGTTGCGTTTGCTCAAGCTGCTGGATCTCTCGAGCATCTCTTGTTGGAACAGTGCGACAAGATCACCCAAGCAGGCATCCTAAATGCTGTTTCAATCTGCAGCAAGTTGAAGTCGCTTTCCCTGGTGAAGTGTTTGGGAGTCCGGGATTTGCCTCCACAAGCTTCCTCCTTGTCTCCCTGTGATTCTCTCCGATCTTTGTCCATCCGAAGCTGTCCAGGATTCGGCAGCACAAGCTTAGCTATGGTGGGGAAGCTATGTCCCCAGCTTCATCATTTGGATCTCAGTGGGCTTACTCGAATAACAGATGCTGGGCTTCTCCCACTTTTGGAGAGCTCCAAGGCAGGACTCGTCAAGGTTAATCTTACTCACTGCATGAACGTGACCGATGAAGTGGTGCTCTCATTAGCTAGGCTACACGGTGAAACTTTGGAATTGCTGAATCTTGATGGATGCAGGAAGGTTACCGATGCAAGCTTGGTGGCAATTGCTGATAATTGTCTATTACTTAACGATCTTGATGTTTCGAAGTGTTCAATAACTGATGCGGGTGTAGCTGCTTTATCTCAAGGAGTGCAAATGAATTTGCAGGTTCTTTCACTATCAGGTTGCTCCATGGTAACAAACAAGAGCTTTTCGTCTCTTAGAACATTGGGTGAGAGCTTGATTGGTTTAAATCTCCAGCACTGCAGCTCCATCAGTAGCAGCAGAGTCGAGGCTCTTGTTGAGGACTTGTGGAGGTGTGATATCCTCTCCTAA
- the LOC107024622 gene encoding hemoglobin-2, whose protein sequence is MSSFSEEQEALVVKSWGSMKKDAGEWGLKFFLKIFEIAPSAKKMFSFLKDTNVPLDQNPKLKIHAKSVLFMTCEAAVQLRKAGKVVVRDSTLKKIGATHFKYGVVDEHFEVTKYALLETIKEASQEMWSVEMKNAWGEAYDQLVSAIKTEMK, encoded by the exons ATGAGTAGCTTTAGTGAAGAACAAGAAGCTTTGGTAGTCAAATCATGGGGGTCTATGAAGAAGGATGCTGGTGAATGGGGTCTCAAATTCTTTCTCAA GATATTTGAAATAGCACCATCAGCAAAAAAGATGTTCTCATTCCTCAAAGATACAAATGTGCCATTGGATCAAAATCCTAAGCTCAAGATTCATGCTAAATCTGTCCTTTTTATG ACTTGTGAAGCGGCAGTTCAACTTAGAAAAGCTGGAAAGGTTGTGGTGAGGGATTCTACTCTCAAAAAAATAGGTGCTACACACTTTAAGTATGGTGTGGTTGATGAGCACTTTGag GTAACAAAATATGCCTTGTTGGAGACAATAAAAGAAGCAAGTCAAGAAATGTGGAGTGTTGAGATGAAGAATGCATGGGGAGAGGCCTATGATCAATTGGTTAGTGCTATCAAGACTGAGATGAAGTAG